The DNA segment ATCGGGCGGCGCCGTGCCCGACGGCGACATGCTCGCGGCCAGGCTCGGCCGACTCGAGCACCCGGCCGAGCACCCGCTCGGGGCTCCGGCCCGCTGGGGTGTCATGGTCTTGGCCGTCGCCCTCATCACCGCGCCGCTCGTCGCGATGCTGACGATCGTCCGATAGTCGGACGCGCGCTGCCCCTCCGCGTCTTAGGCTCGGACTCGTGAACGAGCTGCTCGACGGGATCCTCGACACGGTCCAGTCGGTGGACCCGGTCCTCCGCACGCTCCTCGCCGGCCTCGGGATCCTCCTCGAGACCTCGGTGCTCGTCGGGCTCGTCGTGCCGGGCGACACCATCGTCATCGTCGCCTCGACCGCGATCGACAGCGTCGGCGAGTACTTCGCGCTTGCGATCACGGTCATCGTCGGAGCGCTGATCGGCGAGTCGATCGGGTTCGCCCTCGGGCGGTGGTTCGGGCCGCGCATCGAGCACTCGCGGCTCGGCCGCCGTCTCGGCGAAGCGAACTGGCAGCGCGCACAGCGGTATCTCACGCGCCGCGGCGGCCCCGCCGTGTTCATCTCGCGATTCCTGCCCGTCCTGCACTCGCTCGTGCCGCTCGTCGTCGGCATGAGCACCATGAGCTACCGCCGGTTCCTCGCATGGACGACGCCCGCGTCGATCCTGTGGGCGTTCACCTACACGACGGTCGGATGGCTCGCCGCAGGCAGCTACCGCGAGCTCAGCCGCGAACTGCACTGGGCGGGTTACCTCTTCGTGGCGATCATCATCGTCTTCCTCGCCGTCGTCTGGGGCGTGAAGAAGCTCATCCTGCGCCGCGAGGCACGCCACATGGAGGCCAGCCCCGCGGACGACGACCTCGAGGCCGACCTCGATGACGACACGTCGGCGACGAGCGTCGTCGGAGAGACGGCCGACCCCGAGATCTAGACGATCCGGATCAGAACAGCGCCTTCTCGGCGAGCCAGTCCTTCGCGATGTCGGCGTCGTTGCGCTGCTCGTTGACCGACTCGTCGTTGATCGCGACGAGGTCGGCGGGGCTCATCGCAGCGCTCACGGCGTCGATGATCGCGGCGATCTCGTCGGTGATCTTGTCGCTCGCGAGCGGCACGACGTTCGACGCGAGGAAGAGTCCCTTGGGATCGGCGAGCGTCACGAGGTCGTTGGTGGCGATGTTCGGGTCGGCGCTGTAGATGTTGACGAGTTGCACCTCGTCGTCGATGAGCGCCTTGACCGTGAGCGCGCCGCCGCTGTCGGCGATGAGCTTGAACCCGACGTCGACGCCGTAGTCGGACTTCAGACCGGTGGGGCCGTACGGTCGGGTCTCGAGTTCGGCGTTCCCGCCGAGGGTGAGCGGCTCGGACACGTCGGCGAGGTCGGCGAGGCTCGTCGCACCGAACTCCTCCGAGAAGGCGCGCGTGACGTTGTACGAGTCCTGGTCGGTCGCGGGCGACTGGTCGAGCACGCGCAGTCCGTCGGGCACCGCCTGCTCGAGCGCCGCGTACACGTCGTCGCTCGTGCGCGCCTCGGTGTCGGGCACCCAGTACTGCAGGAGGTTGCCCGTGTACTCGGGGAAGAGGTCGATCTCGCCGGCCTCGACCTCGGGCAGGTAGACCTCGCGCTGGCCGATGTCGAACTGCCGGTCGACCTCGAACCCGTTCGCCTCGAGCGCCTGCGCATAGATCTCGGCGATGATGCGGTTCGAGTAGTAGGCCTGCGACCCGATGACGATCGGCCCGGCCGAGGTCTCGCCCGTGGCGTCGCCGCCGTCGCTCAACGGGTCGCCCGAGGCACAGCCCGTCAGGGCGAGCGCGAGGGCGGCTGACGCGGTCGCCGCGGCGATCGCAAAGAGTCTCGGGGTGCGGTGCATGGCATTTCCCTTCGGTCGTGGACGAACGGGTGGGCGTTTCATCCGACAGCGGTGCGCGGCCGCGCCTGTTGCGTCGACCGCGAGCGGACACGTGCGGATCCGGTGGTGCGCCCGAGCCTGACGCCCTCGGGGACCACGAGACGTTGCGCGAGTGCGAAGAGCCCTTCGAGCGCGAGCGCGAGCGCGACGACGAGGATCGACGCCGCGAGCATGAGGGGGTAATCGCGCGTCGCCTGACCGAGCAGGATGTACGTGCCGAGCCCTCCGCCGCCCACGTAGGCGGCGAGCGTCGCGGTCGCGACGACCTGCAGGACGGCGGCGCGGATGCCTCCGATGATCGTCGGCAGTGCGAGCGGGGTCTCGACGCGGAGGACGATCTGGAACTCGGTCATGCCCATACCGCGTGCGGCGTCGACGGTTCGGCGATCGACCCCGCCGATGCCGGCATAGGCGCCCGCGAGCACCGACGGGATCGCGAGGATCACGAGCGCGAGGTACGGTGCGATGAGCACGACGCCGAGCGCGAGGCCGAAGAGCGTCAGCACACCGAGCGTCGGCAGCGCGCGGAGGGCACCCGACACCGAGACGGCCGCTTCGCGCCCGCGCCCGGTGTGCCCGACGAATGCGCCGATCGGCAGACCGATCACGCTCGCGCCCGCGACGACCGCGAGGCTGAACCACAGGTGGAACCACAGTCGCGCGCCGATGCCGTCGGCGCCGCCCCAGTTGGCTGGGTCGACGAGCCACGCGATCGCCTCGGTGAGGTTGTTCACGCGCGCACCGCCCGCCTTCCGCCGCCCGTCCGAGTCCAGGGCATGAGCACCCTGCCGACGAGCACGGCGAGCTGGTCGAGCAGGACCGCGAGGAGCACGGTCGCAGCGATGCCCGTGAAGATCTCGAGCGGGATGTTCCGCTGGAACCCGTCGGTGAAGAGGCTGCCGAGGCTTGAGATGCCGAGCACGGCGCCGACCGTCACGAGGCTCACGGTGCTGACGATCACGACCCGGAGCCCGGCGAGGAGGCCCGGTGCCGCGAGTGGAAGGTCGACGCCCCAGAACCTGCGCCAGGTCGAGAATCCGAGCGCCGTCGACGACAGCCGGATGTCTCCGTCGACGTCGCCGAACGCGTCGGCCGCCGAGCGGACCATGAGCGCGATCGCGTAGAGCGTGAGTGCGACGATGAGGTTCACGGGAGAGCGCAGCGGTGTGCCGAGGATCGTCGGCAGGATGACGAGGAGCGGCAGCGACGGGATCGCGTAGACGATGCCGAAGGCGACGAGCAGCGTCCCGCGCGACCAGCGGAACCGCCACGCGAGCCAGCCGATCGGGAGGGAGAGCACGAATCCGAGTATGACGGGGGGCACCGACAACGCGAGGTGCACGACGAGCAGCTCGCCGATGCGATCGAGGTTCGACCAGAGCCAGTTCACGGCGCGAGCACCCCGACCGGACGTCCGTCGCCGTCGACGGCGAGCCGCCTCCCGTCGATCTCGGCGACGTGCAGTTCGCGGCGACCGCGATCGGCGCCGATGAACTCGGCGACGAACTCGTCGGCGGGTGCCGCGAGGATCTCGGCGGGCGTGCCGGTCTGCACGATCCGACCGCCTTCGCGGAGGATGACGACGCGGTCTCCGAGCCGGAACGCCTCATCGATGTCGTGGGTCACGAAGATCACGGTCTTGCCGAGCTCGCGCTGGAGGCGCAGCAACTCGTCTTGCAGCTCGGTGCGCACGATCGGATCGACGGCCCCGAACGGCTCGTCCATGAGCAGGATGTTCGGATCGACGGCAAGCCCTCGGGCGACGCCCACCCGCTGCTGCTGTCCGCCCGAGAGCTGGGTCGGATACCGGTCGGCGAGCGACCTGTCGAGCCCGACGGTGTCCATGAGTTCGAGCGCCCGCGCACGTGCCGCGCTTTTCGACTCGCCTCGCAGCACGGGCACGGTCGCGATGTTGTCGACGACCTTTCGGTGCGGGAGGAGCCCACTGTTCTGCATGACGTAGCCGATCGACCGCCGGAGGGTGACAGCGTCGAGCGTCGAGACATCCACGTCGTCGATGCGTACCTGTCCGGCCGTCGGATCGACCATCCGATTCACCATTCGCAGGAGCGTCGTCTTGCCGGAGCCCGATGACCCGACGAGCACCGTCGTCTCATGAGGGGGCACGATCAGGTCGACCGATTCGACCGCGACCGTGCCGTCGGGGAACTCCTTGCGAACGCCCCGGAACTCGATCATGCCTGCCGACTCTCCGCGAGGAGGAGTCGTCGATCTCCTCGCGCCTCAAGCCAAACACGCGGGAGGCGACGGGGCAACGGTATGACGCAGAGACCCGTGACCGTACCCGCGAGTCCACGTGCGAGCCGGCGCTCCGGCCGGCGGCCGGCGGCCGGCCGGCTCAGGCGGCTTCGGACGCCTGGAACGCCGGTTCGAGCAGGTCGGAGAGGTATTCGCGCACGAGGGACTTCGCCGCTTCGACGTAGCGACGCGACACCTCGGTCGAACGCGTCGACGCGCGGTAGATGAGCGAGTCGGCGATCTCGATGACGATGCCGAGGCGGAACCGGAGTTCGGGGGTGTCTTCGACCTCGGGGAACTCCGCGGCGAGCATGCGCGCGATGCGCGTCGCGAACTCGGAGTCGCCGTCGTCGGAGAGGTCGCGGGGCGCCGCGTGCACGACGTCGAAGCCGGGCTCCGAGCGGTACATCGAAGCCGAAACCTCGATCGCGCCCTCGATGACCTCCCACCAGCCGGAGGGGGTGCGCTCGGCGATCCGTGCGGCGACCTGTGCGCGGTAGCGATCGATCGAGCGCTCGCGGAGACCCTGGAGCACGGCGACGCGGTCGGGGAAGTAGCGGTAGACGGTGCCGATCGACGCACCCGCGCGCTCGGCGACCATCTGCGTCGTCAGGCGTTCGAATCCGATCTCGTCGACGATCTCGGCCGCGGCGTCGAGCAGTGCGTCGAGACGCTGGGTGCTGCGACGCTGGGTCGGCTCGGTGCGGACGGTACGCTTCTTCGCGTGTTCTGACCCATGGATCAGGTCGATGTTCGGCACTGACACTCCTTCACTTGCCGGACTACTCTACCTTGCCGACGGACCGCTATCGCTCACCTGTCAAATAGGTGTCGCACATCCGGGCATGCCAGACTTGTCGGATGCCGGCGACTCCCCCGACCCCGGCCGGCAGCGGTTCGCGTACCGCCCGGCACGGTGCCGCGCGCTTCGAGGACTGGGTGCACGATCTGCGCTCGCGCTGGGCGCGTCGCCGCGGACATGTGCCGACGATCATCCCCTACACCGGCTACGGCTCGACCGAATGGGCGCGTGTCCTCTGCCGCGTGCTCCTCTCGAGGCCCGTCGACGCCGACAGCTCTGAGGCCCGTGAGAGCTCGGGCGAGCACGGCATCCGCGGGTGGCGGAGTTTCACGAGCGTGCCCGTGGGCGACGTTCCGGTCGAGATCGAGGTCGGCGGCCAGCGGATCGAGGTGCTCGCCGACCGCGGCGGGGTCGTCGACTCGAAGGTTCCCGTCCAGCTCGCGCCGGGCTGGCACACGGCGACGCTCCGCACCGATGGCTCGGCGCCGGTCGAGGCGCCCATCCACGTCCTCCGACCCGATGCGACGTTCGGCATCATCTCCGACGTCGACGACACGGTCATGGTCACGGCGCTCCCCCGGCCGCTCGTCGCGGCGTGGAACACGTTCGTCGTCGACGAGCACGCCCGCATCCCGACGCCCGGCATGGCGGTCCTGTACGAGCGGCTCGTGCGAGAGCACCCCGGCACGCCGGTCATCTACCTCTCGACGGGTGCGTGGAACGTCGCGCCGACGCTCACGCGCTTCCTCTCGCGCAACCTGTACCCCGCAGGTCCGCTGCTCCTCACCGATTGGGGCCCGACGCACGACCGCTGGTTCCGCAGCGGCCGCCTCCACAAGCAGGAGAATCTGCGCCGGCTCGCCGAGGAGTTCCCCGACATCCGCTGGCTCCTCGTCGGCGACGACGGCCAGCACGACGAAGACCTCTACGCGACGTTCGCGTCCGAGCACCCCGACCGCGTCGCAGCCGTCGCGATCCGCCGACTGTCGACGGGTGAAGCAGTCCTCGCGGGCGGTCGCTCGAAGCTCGACGAGCACGCCTACGAAGTGCCGTGGGTCTCGGCGGGCGACGGCTCGACCCTCGCCGACCAGCTCACCGAGGCTGGGCTGCTCGGCGGCGCAGCCGCCGAGTCCGACGACGTGCGGCCCGACTCCGTCTGAGCGGCCCGCGGTCGCGACATCCGGTCGCGCAGCGCGCGTCGATGACGACGAACGGATGCCTCGCGGACGACGCCGCGCGCAGGCGGCCGGGCGCTCGCGACTCAGCCCGCGACTGCCCCGACCCGACCCGCACGCTCGCGCGCGATCTTCGCGAGCCCGCGGTTGATCTGACGGGCCCACAGCGGTCCGCGGTAAATGAACGCCGAGTAGCCCTGCACGAGCGTCGCGCCGGCGTCGAGGCGCTCCTGCACATCGGCCGCGGTGTCGATGCCGCCTACCGAGACCACGCACAGGTCGTCGGGCACGTTCGCACGGACGATCTTCAAGACCTCGAGCGAGCGGGCCGCGAGCGGGGCGCCCGAGAGTCCGCCGGCGCCGATGCGCTCGACCTCGGCGGCCCTCGCCTTCAGCCCCTCGCGGGAGATCGTCGTGTTCGTCGCGATGATGCCGTCGAGGCCGAGGCGCACCGCGAGTTCGCAGATGCGGACGATCTCGTCGTTTGAGAGGTCGGGCGCGATCTTCACGAGGAGCGGCGTCGTGCCCGCCGCGCGTTGCACCGTCTCGAGGAGCGGCGCGAGTGCGTCGAGTTCTTGCAGCCCGCGGAGCCCGGGGGTGTTGGGCGAGCTCACGTTGACGACGAGGTAGTCGGCGAAGGGCGCGAGCACACGCGCACTGCGTTCGTAGTCGCCTGCCGCGTCTTCGACGGCCGTGACCCGGCTCTTGCCGATGTTGACGCCGAGCACCGGGCGGTGCGTGCGCCGCGACAGCCGCGAGAGGCGCCCGGCCGCGGCATCCGCCCCGCCGTTGTTGAAGCCCATACGATTGACGAGCGCGCGATCGGCGATGAGCCGGAACAGTCGAGGCCGCTCGTTGCCGGGCTGCGCGATCGCGGTCAACGTGCCGACCTCGACATGGCCGAATCCGAGGTTGCCGAGCCCGAGCACGGCGAAGCCGTCTTTGTCGAAGCCCGCCGCGACGCCGAACGGCGACGGGAAGCGCAGCCCGAGCGCATCGACCCCGAGCACCGCGTCGGGTGCCGTGAAGCGCTCGACGACACGGCCGACGCCGAGCGTCGGGAGCGCCCGGATGAATCGGAAGGCGAGGTGGTGCGCATTCTCGGGGTCCATGCGCTTGAAGACGACGTTGAAGAGGAGTCTGTACATGCCGGAACTCAGGCTACTCGACCGGCCTGGCCGGAAGCCGCCCGTGCTCGGCGCGGAGCGCGTCGATCGCGGACTCGAAATCGTCGAGCGACTCGAATGCCTGATACACGCTCGCGAACCGCAGGTAGGCGACCTCGTCGAGGTCGCGCAGCGACGGCAGCACGGCGAGCCCGATGTCGTTCGCCTCGATCTGCGACGCGCCC comes from the Agromyces protaetiae genome and includes:
- a CDS encoding DedA family protein, with the translated sequence MNELLDGILDTVQSVDPVLRTLLAGLGILLETSVLVGLVVPGDTIVIVASTAIDSVGEYFALAITVIVGALIGESIGFALGRWFGPRIEHSRLGRRLGEANWQRAQRYLTRRGGPAVFISRFLPVLHSLVPLVVGMSTMSYRRFLAWTTPASILWAFTYTTVGWLAAGSYRELSRELHWAGYLFVAIIIVFLAVVWGVKKLILRREARHMEASPADDDLEADLDDDTSATSVVGETADPEI
- a CDS encoding ABC transporter substrate-binding protein; this translates as MHRTPRLFAIAAATASAALALALTGCASGDPLSDGGDATGETSAGPIVIGSQAYYSNRIIAEIYAQALEANGFEVDRQFDIGQREVYLPEVEAGEIDLFPEYTGNLLQYWVPDTEARTSDDVYAALEQAVPDGLRVLDQSPATDQDSYNVTRAFSEEFGATSLADLADVSEPLTLGGNAELETRPYGPTGLKSDYGVDVGFKLIADSGGALTVKALIDDEVQLVNIYSADPNIATNDLVTLADPKGLFLASNVVPLASDKITDEIAAIIDAVSAAMSPADLVAINDESVNEQRNDADIAKDWLAEKALF
- a CDS encoding ABC transporter permease; translated protein: MNNLTEAIAWLVDPANWGGADGIGARLWFHLWFSLAVVAGASVIGLPIGAFVGHTGRGREAAVSVSGALRALPTLGVLTLFGLALGVVLIAPYLALVILAIPSVLAGAYAGIGGVDRRTVDAARGMGMTEFQIVLRVETPLALPTIIGGIRAAVLQVVATATLAAYVGGGGLGTYILLGQATRDYPLMLAASILVVALALALEGLFALAQRLVVPEGVRLGRTTGSARVRSRSTQQARPRTAVG
- a CDS encoding ABC transporter permease; the encoded protein is MNWLWSNLDRIGELLVVHLALSVPPVILGFVLSLPIGWLAWRFRWSRGTLLVAFGIVYAIPSLPLLVILPTILGTPLRSPVNLIVALTLYAIALMVRSAADAFGDVDGDIRLSSTALGFSTWRRFWGVDLPLAAPGLLAGLRVVIVSTVSLVTVGAVLGISSLGSLFTDGFQRNIPLEIFTGIAATVLLAVLLDQLAVLVGRVLMPWTRTGGGRRAVRA
- a CDS encoding ABC transporter ATP-binding protein; this encodes MIEFRGVRKEFPDGTVAVESVDLIVPPHETTVLVGSSGSGKTTLLRMVNRMVDPTAGQVRIDDVDVSTLDAVTLRRSIGYVMQNSGLLPHRKVVDNIATVPVLRGESKSAARARALELMDTVGLDRSLADRYPTQLSGGQQQRVGVARGLAVDPNILLMDEPFGAVDPIVRTELQDELLRLQRELGKTVIFVTHDIDEAFRLGDRVVILREGGRIVQTGTPAEILAAPADEFVAEFIGADRGRRELHVAEIDGRRLAVDGDGRPVGVLAP
- a CDS encoding TetR/AcrR family transcriptional regulator → MPNIDLIHGSEHAKKRTVRTEPTQRRSTQRLDALLDAAAEIVDEIGFERLTTQMVAERAGASIGTVYRYFPDRVAVLQGLRERSIDRYRAQVAARIAERTPSGWWEVIEGAIEVSASMYRSEPGFDVVHAAPRDLSDDGDSEFATRIARMLAAEFPEVEDTPELRFRLGIVIEIADSLIYRASTRSTEVSRRYVEAAKSLVREYLSDLLEPAFQASEAA
- a CDS encoding App1 family protein; protein product: MPATPPTPAGSGSRTARHGAARFEDWVHDLRSRWARRRGHVPTIIPYTGYGSTEWARVLCRVLLSRPVDADSSEARESSGEHGIRGWRSFTSVPVGDVPVEIEVGGQRIEVLADRGGVVDSKVPVQLAPGWHTATLRTDGSAPVEAPIHVLRPDATFGIISDVDDTVMVTALPRPLVAAWNTFVVDEHARIPTPGMAVLYERLVREHPGTPVIYLSTGAWNVAPTLTRFLSRNLYPAGPLLLTDWGPTHDRWFRSGRLHKQENLRRLAEEFPDIRWLLVGDDGQHDEDLYATFASEHPDRVAAVAIRRLSTGEAVLAGGRSKLDEHAYEVPWVSAGDGSTLADQLTEAGLLGGAAAESDDVRPDSV
- a CDS encoding quinone-dependent dihydroorotate dehydrogenase, translated to MYRLLFNVVFKRMDPENAHHLAFRFIRALPTLGVGRVVERFTAPDAVLGVDALGLRFPSPFGVAAGFDKDGFAVLGLGNLGFGHVEVGTLTAIAQPGNERPRLFRLIADRALVNRMGFNNGGADAAAGRLSRLSRRTHRPVLGVNIGKSRVTAVEDAAGDYERSARVLAPFADYLVVNVSSPNTPGLRGLQELDALAPLLETVQRAAGTTPLLVKIAPDLSNDEIVRICELAVRLGLDGIIATNTTISREGLKARAAEVERIGAGGLSGAPLAARSLEVLKIVRANVPDDLCVVSVGGIDTAADVQERLDAGATLVQGYSAFIYRGPLWARQINRGLAKIARERAGRVGAVAG